One window from the genome of Enterobacteriaceae bacterium Kacie_13 encodes:
- a CDS encoding HlyD family efflux transporter periplasmic adaptor subunit, whose translation MIKTSPVRLSWLIAAVVVILLIIIAFWILTGNSKPDTDDAFVSADSTLVAPRISGTIAEVYVRDNQAVKAGEVMARIDDRDYRNAVLTAEANLETANAQMLSLAAQLAKQQQTILQAQAQVNADSAGISYARQSADRYKRLLQNGSGTADARDESDANLRAKLATQQSDMAAAQAAEKQVDVLNAGQAEAKAAIDSAMTALAQAKLNLSYTEIKAPVDGFVGQRSLRIGGYVSAGTRVLAVVPLHDAYIVANYLETQLGDVKPGQTVDIKIDALPGVVLKGKVDSISPATGVTFSPISADNATGNYTKVVQRLAVKIVLEPNQADANRLKVGMSVIPTINTAS comes from the coding sequence ATGATAAAAACATCGCCCGTCCGCCTGAGTTGGCTGATTGCCGCCGTGGTGGTGATCTTGTTGATTATTATCGCCTTCTGGATTTTAACCGGTAACAGCAAGCCGGATACCGACGATGCCTTTGTTTCGGCCGATTCCACGCTGGTTGCACCGCGAATTTCCGGCACTATCGCCGAAGTGTATGTACGGGACAATCAGGCGGTTAAGGCAGGGGAGGTAATGGCACGGATTGATGATCGCGATTATCGCAACGCGGTGCTGACGGCCGAAGCGAATCTGGAAACAGCCAATGCACAAATGTTGAGTCTCGCCGCGCAGTTGGCGAAACAGCAGCAAACCATTTTACAGGCTCAGGCGCAGGTCAATGCCGACAGCGCGGGTATTTCTTATGCGCGTCAGAGCGCCGACCGTTATAAGCGTTTACTGCAAAACGGATCTGGCACCGCCGATGCGCGTGATGAATCAGATGCGAATCTGCGGGCCAAACTGGCTACGCAGCAAAGCGATATGGCGGCAGCGCAGGCGGCGGAAAAACAGGTCGATGTGCTCAACGCGGGGCAGGCCGAAGCGAAAGCTGCCATCGATTCAGCTATGACCGCTCTGGCACAGGCCAAATTAAATCTCTCCTATACGGAAATCAAGGCGCCGGTCGACGGTTTTGTCGGGCAACGTTCGCTGCGAATCGGCGGTTATGTCAGCGCGGGAACGCGTGTTCTGGCAGTGGTTCCTTTGCACGATGCCTACATTGTGGCGAATTATCTTGAAACACAGTTGGGTGATGTGAAACCCGGGCAGACCGTCGATATTAAAATTGATGCGCTGCCTGGTGTTGTGCTGAAAGGGAAAGTAGACAGCATTTCTCCGGCGACCGGCGTAACCTTTTCCCCGATCTCTGCGGACAACGCGACGGGCAATTACACTAAAGTGGTGCAGCGTCTCGCGGTAAAAATCGTGCTCGAACCCAATCAGGCCGATGCGAATCGTCTTAAAGTGGGCATGTCAGTCATTCCCACTATTAATACGGCATCGTGA
- a CDS encoding MFS transporter: MNHSVTTAPAASGVAMPVPPPFNLRLIIGLIGVLIASLCSGLNDRVTDIALADVRGALSISNDQGTWLIGVYQAAEVAAMMIAPWFAMTFSLRRFTLFVTLGFLLLAVILPFAPNLPLFIALRAVQGIFGGALPPLLMTAALRFMPPHFKLYGLSAYALTATFGPNMATSLAAIWTDYVGWQWVFWQVIPPCLLAAMMVGYGIPQDPYRFERFKQMDKVGMLTGCSGVSLLVLSLQQGERLDWFNSPLITMMFFGALALLTIFLVNEWHHPLPLFKLQMLRRHNLAHGLITLFALMFLFLSGSALPSSYMEQVGGFRAVQVGPLALTIGLPQLLLAPLVAFVLTMRWIDSRWVLACGLGLIGVSCYWGTHLTSAWARDNFYLIQIMQAFGQPMAVLPILMSATSVVQPPEGPFASAMFNTTRGLGSVMGSAMLGVFVSHREQIHSNVLLNHAGSVSYLLSQPYGGGSSFLAPLNSDGSAISAEVITQFSRLVKKQALVLGLADTYLVIIGLALVLILLAAILPKRTYPPQSLVNRA, from the coding sequence ATGAATCATTCAGTCACAACGGCACCTGCCGCGAGCGGTGTTGCAATGCCTGTTCCGCCGCCTTTTAATCTGCGGCTGATTATTGGGTTGATCGGCGTATTGATAGCTTCGCTGTGCTCCGGCCTGAACGACCGGGTGACGGATATCGCATTGGCCGATGTGCGCGGTGCGTTAAGTATCAGCAATGACCAGGGAACCTGGTTGATCGGTGTGTATCAGGCGGCGGAAGTGGCGGCGATGATGATTGCGCCGTGGTTTGCGATGACATTTTCGCTGCGCCGTTTCACTTTGTTCGTCACACTCGGATTTTTGCTTCTGGCTGTGATCCTGCCTTTTGCACCCAATTTGCCGTTGTTTATTGCGTTGCGCGCTGTTCAGGGCATCTTCGGCGGTGCTTTACCACCTTTATTGATGACCGCCGCGCTGCGCTTTATGCCGCCGCATTTCAAATTGTATGGACTAAGTGCATATGCGCTGACGGCAACCTTTGGTCCAAATATGGCGACGTCACTGGCAGCCATCTGGACGGATTACGTAGGCTGGCAATGGGTGTTCTGGCAGGTGATCCCACCTTGTTTACTGGCGGCCATGATGGTCGGATATGGCATCCCGCAGGACCCTTATCGTTTTGAACGTTTTAAACAGATGGATAAAGTCGGGATGCTGACCGGTTGCAGCGGGGTTTCTCTGCTGGTGCTTTCGTTGCAGCAGGGCGAGCGTCTGGACTGGTTTAACTCCCCGCTGATCACGATGATGTTTTTTGGTGCGCTGGCGTTGCTGACGATTTTTCTGGTTAACGAATGGCATCATCCTTTGCCGCTATTTAAATTGCAGATGCTCAGGCGCCACAACCTTGCTCACGGTTTAATCACGCTCTTTGCGCTTATGTTCCTATTTTTATCCGGCTCGGCCTTACCGTCGAGCTATATGGAGCAGGTCGGTGGGTTCCGTGCGGTCCAGGTAGGGCCGCTGGCGCTGACAATTGGCTTGCCGCAACTTTTGCTGGCACCGCTGGTGGCATTTGTGCTGACGATGCGCTGGATTGACAGTCGCTGGGTATTGGCCTGCGGGCTGGGGCTGATAGGGGTTTCCTGCTACTGGGGCACGCACCTGACCAGCGCCTGGGCACGGGACAATTTTTACCTGATTCAGATTATGCAGGCGTTCGGTCAGCCGATGGCAGTGTTACCGATCCTGATGAGCGCGACCAGCGTGGTGCAGCCGCCGGAAGGGCCTTTTGCCTCGGCGATGTTTAATACCACGCGTGGTCTGGGCAGCGTGATGGGCAGCGCTATGCTCGGCGTTTTCGTCAGCCACCGGGAGCAGATTCACTCCAATGTGTTACTCAATCACGCAGGCAGTGTGAGCTACCTGCTGTCGCAACCGTACGGGGGCGGCAGCAGTTTTCTCGCGCCGCTTAACAGCGATGGCTCGGCGATTTCCGCCGAAGTGATCACCCAATTTTCCCGGCTGGTAAAAAAGCAGGCACTGGTACTGGGGCTGGCGGATACCTATCTGGTGATTATCGGTCTGGCATTGGTGCTGATCTTGCTGGCCGCAATATTGCCGAAGCGCACATATCCGCCGCAATCTCTGGTTAACCGAGCCTGA
- a CDS encoding helix-turn-helix domain-containing protein: MAQDITGDEERSGGIQVISRAASILNALGKHPQGMSLGAIANDVDLPRSTVQRIVAALAEEGLVRSEGSGGVRLGPTLLKLVSTVHTDVIAIASPFLRQLCESIDETVSLGRASGRQIANIHSIVAERELRVVPRVGLNLPIYSTSGGRALLSLKTDDEIRIIVGEVLEPATVHTVRTMDSLLDKIAAVRESGISMENGETVDGISTMAVAIDTILGRYSVSVLFPTSRQETKEAQIRDALFDCKNALIGEIGKLGQNN, translated from the coding sequence ATGGCGCAGGACATTACGGGAGACGAGGAACGCAGCGGTGGGATCCAGGTGATTTCGCGCGCGGCGTCCATTCTTAATGCGCTGGGGAAACATCCTCAGGGAATGAGCCTTGGGGCGATCGCTAATGATGTCGATCTGCCGCGCTCCACCGTGCAGCGGATCGTGGCAGCACTTGCCGAAGAGGGGCTCGTGCGGTCCGAAGGCAGCGGTGGTGTCCGGCTTGGCCCGACGCTGCTGAAACTGGTGTCCACGGTACACACCGATGTGATCGCTATTGCTTCCCCTTTTCTTCGCCAGCTCTGCGAATCTATTGACGAAACAGTCTCTCTCGGGCGCGCCAGTGGCCGCCAGATCGCCAATATTCACAGCATCGTGGCGGAACGCGAACTGCGCGTGGTACCTAGAGTCGGCCTGAATCTGCCGATTTACAGCACCTCCGGTGGTCGCGCGCTGCTGTCTCTTAAAACGGATGACGAGATCCGCATTATTGTCGGCGAGGTGCTTGAACCTGCCACCGTGCATACAGTGCGCACGATGGATTCCCTTCTCGACAAAATCGCCGCAGTCCGCGAAAGCGGCATCTCTATGGAGAACGGTGAGACCGTGGACGGTATCTCGACGATGGCCGTTGCTATTGACACCATACTGGGGCGCTACTCCGTTTCAGTGCTGTTCCCCACCTCACGCCAGGAAACCAAAGAAGCTCAAATTCGTGACGCGCTGTTCGATTGTAAAAACGCGTTGATTGGTGAAATCGGTAAGCTCGGCCAGAACAACTAA
- a CDS encoding universal stress protein — translation MFDVILLAVDGSKQSPFVVDLARQLANGHQATVYVTCCIDESYALEENGDIPGEIVGYPPAEEEQNTARAVVGNALKILNEAGIRAKGNLIVGAAGEALVAEAEKIKASVIVIGHRQLSAFGRMMKGSVSAEVIAHAPCPVLVEVRGN, via the coding sequence GTGTTTGATGTTATTTTGCTGGCCGTAGACGGCTCAAAGCAGTCCCCTTTTGTCGTCGATCTTGCCCGGCAGCTGGCGAATGGTCATCAGGCTACGGTCTATGTCACCTGCTGTATCGATGAATCCTATGCGCTCGAAGAGAACGGTGATATCCCCGGCGAAATCGTGGGGTATCCACCGGCGGAGGAAGAGCAAAATACTGCTCGCGCCGTGGTAGGCAATGCGTTGAAAATCCTGAATGAGGCGGGTATTCGTGCTAAAGGAAACCTGATCGTGGGCGCCGCTGGCGAAGCGCTGGTAGCCGAGGCTGAAAAAATAAAGGCCTCGGTCATCGTCATCGGCCACCGTCAGCTATCGGCCTTTGGCCGAATGATGAAGGGATCAGTCAGCGCAGAAGTGATCGCCCATGCGCCTTGCCCGGTGTTAGTTGAAGTTCGCGGGAATTAA
- a CDS encoding DUF2502 domain-containing protein → MKKLILILAVMLSTVPALAQANVELGVNMPGLSLHIGDRDPRGYYWDGGDWRPPGWWDEHYRDEGRGHWVYYEPAPPPPPRYWHHEHWHEGPPPGYWRDGPPGRWREGPPPGRW, encoded by the coding sequence ATGAAAAAACTGATTCTTATTCTCGCCGTTATGCTTTCCACTGTGCCCGCGCTGGCACAGGCAAACGTCGAGCTGGGCGTGAATATGCCGGGCCTGTCACTGCACATTGGTGACCGTGACCCCCGCGGATATTATTGGGATGGGGGCGACTGGCGTCCGCCGGGTTGGTGGGATGAACATTACCGTGATGAAGGTCGGGGACACTGGGTCTATTACGAACCCGCTCCACCGCCACCGCCTCGTTACTGGCATCATGAGCACTGGCATGAAGGACCTCCGCCGGGGTACTGGCGCGATGGCCCTCCAGGCCGCTGGCGTGAAGGACCACCTCCGGGACGCTGGTGA
- a CDS encoding DNA gyrase inhibitor, whose translation MALLIVERPAKKLVSYRVVGPYKESIHSGFQQLTKWVARHHQPHTEWLTWFHDNPDTTPAEALRADPSVCVADNFILDDADGLALQTLPGGTYAAYHTTITDGNFEQAWREFYSQLLASNHYRPDGKACFEHYLSDGSKTGIWEVVFYQSVEKIPAIR comes from the coding sequence ATGGCACTATTAATTGTGGAAAGACCGGCAAAAAAACTGGTGAGCTACCGGGTCGTCGGGCCATATAAGGAGTCAATCCACAGCGGCTTTCAGCAGCTGACAAAATGGGTTGCGCGACACCATCAGCCACATACCGAATGGCTGACGTGGTTTCACGATAACCCGGACACCACACCCGCTGAAGCGCTGCGCGCGGATCCTTCGGTTTGCGTCGCGGATAATTTCATTCTGGATGATGCTGACGGGCTGGCACTGCAAACTCTGCCGGGTGGCACCTATGCCGCATATCACACCACCATTACAGACGGAAATTTTGAACAAGCCTGGCGGGAGTTTTACAGCCAGCTGCTGGCCAGTAATCATTACCGGCCGGATGGCAAAGCCTGCTTTGAGCACTATCTGAGTGATGGCTCAAAAACTGGTATCTGGGAAGTGGTGTTTTATCAGTCGGTCGAAAAGATCCCTGCAATCCGCTAA
- the deoR gene encoding DNA-binding transcriptional repressor DeoR, with protein METKREDRIQRLLLALKKTDKIHLKEASLLLDVSEMTIRRDLNAEPAPVILLGGYIVMDPKNNPATHYFVSEQKTRQVAEKRRLAKNAANLILDNDTVFFDCGTTMPYVIESIPESRVFTAICYSLNTFLALQEKPQCDVILCGGAYKSSNSIFTPIGRSSELDFIRPAKAFISAAGVSIEHGVTCFNFDELLMKHQAMERSAQCILVADSSKFEQVRPAAIAPLARFNTLVSDAKPPQAYLDFCKQADITLSV; from the coding sequence ATGGAAACCAAGCGTGAAGACAGGATCCAGCGTCTTTTGCTGGCGCTAAAAAAGACTGACAAAATCCACCTGAAAGAAGCGTCTTTGCTGCTCGATGTTTCCGAGATGACTATTCGGCGTGATTTAAACGCAGAGCCTGCGCCAGTGATCCTGCTCGGCGGCTATATTGTGATGGATCCTAAGAATAACCCGGCGACGCACTATTTTGTCAGTGAGCAAAAAACGAGGCAGGTCGCAGAAAAACGCCGACTGGCTAAGAATGCCGCCAACCTCATCCTCGACAATGACACCGTCTTTTTCGATTGCGGCACTACCATGCCGTATGTGATTGAAAGTATTCCAGAATCCAGGGTTTTCACCGCAATCTGCTATTCGCTCAATACTTTTCTGGCACTTCAGGAAAAACCGCAGTGTGATGTTATCTTATGCGGCGGTGCGTACAAATCCAGCAACAGTATCTTCACGCCAATTGGCCGAAGCAGTGAGCTCGATTTTATTCGCCCGGCAAAAGCGTTTATTTCTGCCGCGGGTGTCAGTATAGAACATGGGGTAACGTGCTTTAATTTCGACGAATTACTGATGAAACATCAGGCGATGGAGCGTTCTGCGCAATGTATTCTGGTGGCCGACAGCAGTAAGTTTGAACAGGTGCGACCGGCGGCGATCGCACCCTTAGCCCGTTTTAACACCCTGGTCAGCGATGCCAAACCGCCACAGGCTTATCTTGATTTTTGCAAGCAGGCTGACATTACACTTAGCGTCTGA
- a CDS encoding serine/threonine-protein phosphatase, which produces MIPALYKCIDGTDYRHIYIVGDLHGCMTLLNQQLNKIDFDPRCDLLLSVGDLADRGPDSVGCLKLIRQPWFSCVRGNHEQMAIDAVNEQNIPRWLRNGGEWFYALESEAQEQVKALILEADSLPHVIELTTREGERIVVAHADYVSNEYVFGKPLDSYEIIWNRDRINHALAGRYQPVAGAGAFYFGHTPVDKAKQFANQHYIDTGAVFGGYLTLRQLQ; this is translated from the coding sequence ATGATTCCTGCTTTGTATAAATGCATTGATGGCACCGACTACCGGCATATTTATATCGTGGGTGATCTGCACGGATGTATGACTTTACTTAACCAGCAGCTGAATAAAATTGATTTCGATCCCCGCTGCGATCTGTTGCTATCCGTTGGCGATCTCGCCGATCGCGGGCCCGACAGCGTCGGTTGCCTGAAACTCATCCGTCAGCCCTGGTTTAGCTGCGTGAGAGGCAACCATGAGCAAATGGCGATTGATGCGGTGAACGAGCAGAATATTCCGCGCTGGTTACGTAACGGTGGTGAATGGTTTTATGCGCTGGAAAGCGAAGCGCAGGAACAGGTGAAAGCACTGATTCTTGAGGCCGACAGTTTACCGCATGTTATTGAGCTAACGACGCGTGAAGGGGAACGCATTGTGGTGGCGCACGCTGACTACGTTTCGAACGAGTATGTATTTGGAAAGCCATTGGACAGTTATGAGATCATCTGGAATCGTGACCGTATCAATCATGCGCTGGCCGGACGTTATCAGCCTGTCGCCGGTGCCGGGGCCTTTTATTTTGGCCATACGCCGGTTGACAAGGCGAAGCAATTTGCCAATCAGCACTATATTGATACCGGCGCGGTATTCGGCGGTTATCTGACCTTGCGTCAGTTGCAATAA
- the pgsA gene encoding CDP-diacylglycerol--glycerol-3-phosphate 3-phosphatidyltransferase, whose product MQFNIPTCLTLFRVALIPFFVLAFYLPYPWAPMACALIFVFAAMTDWLDGYLARRLKQTTRFGAFLDPVADKVMVAIALVLVAEYFHSWWITLPAATMIAREIIISALREWMAEIGKRSSVAVSWIGKVKTTAQMLSLVALLWRPDSIVVGVGVVALYIAAVLTFWSMFQYLNAARHDLLEP is encoded by the coding sequence ATGCAATTTAATATACCGACGTGCCTTACCCTGTTCCGCGTTGCACTCATCCCTTTCTTCGTGCTCGCCTTCTATCTGCCTTACCCATGGGCACCGATGGCCTGCGCGCTCATTTTCGTGTTTGCGGCAATGACTGATTGGCTGGATGGCTACTTAGCGCGTCGCCTGAAGCAAACGACGCGCTTCGGTGCGTTCCTTGATCCGGTGGCAGATAAAGTGATGGTGGCGATTGCCCTGGTGCTGGTCGCTGAGTACTTCCACTCCTGGTGGATAACGTTACCAGCTGCTACCATGATCGCCCGTGAAATTATCATTTCTGCGCTGCGTGAGTGGATGGCTGAAATTGGTAAGCGAAGCAGCGTTGCCGTTTCCTGGATTGGTAAGGTTAAGACCACGGCGCAGATGTTATCGCTGGTCGCCTTATTGTGGCGTCCTGACAGCATTGTTGTGGGGGTCGGTGTGGTGGCCCTTTACATCGCCGCAGTGCTGACTTTCTGGTCAATGTTCCAGTATTTGAACGCTGCGCGCCACGATTTGCTGGAACCCTGA
- the uvrC gene encoding excinuclease ABC subunit UvrC, with protein MNDERFDPKAFLKTVTSQPGVYRMYDASGTVIYVGKAKDLKKRLASYFRVQVSSRKTETLVKNIAQIDVTVTHTETEALLLEHNYIKLYQPRYNVLLRDDKSYPLIFLSADNHPRITVHRGAKHAKGEYFGPFPNSYAVRETLALLQKLFPIRQCENSVYSNRSRPCLQYQIGRCLGPCVKGLVSEQDYKDQVDYVRLFLEGKDQQVVTQLVNRMEEASKDLRFEDAGRIRDQIQAVRRVTERQFVSGNSEDLDVIGVAFESGMACLHVLFIRQGKVLGSRSYYPKVPGGTDLGEVVQTFVGQFYLQGSQMRTLPGEILLDFSLPEKDLLADSLSEIAGRKVLIQSKPRGDRARYLKLARTNASTALTTKLAQQSTIHQRLAELAKTLNLAEINRMECFDISHTMGEQTVASCVVFDGNGPVRSEYRRYNITGITPGDDYAAMKQVLTRRYSKSLDEKKIPDVIFIDGGKGQLGMALDVFHSLDVTWDKSKPLLIGIAKGADRKAGLETLFFVPEGEGIALPADSPALHVIQHIRDDSHNHAITGHRQRRAKVRTTSALEEIEGVGPKRRQVLLKYMGGIQPLLNASVEEIAQVPGISTALAEKIHNALKH; from the coding sequence GTGAATGATGAGCGTTTCGACCCTAAAGCCTTTCTGAAAACGGTCACCAGCCAGCCGGGCGTCTACAGGATGTATGACGCCAGCGGCACCGTAATCTATGTAGGTAAAGCTAAAGACCTTAAAAAGCGTCTTGCCAGCTATTTTCGCGTTCAGGTTTCCAGCCGAAAAACGGAGACGCTGGTCAAAAATATTGCGCAAATAGACGTCACTGTAACGCATACGGAAACCGAAGCGCTCCTCCTCGAACATAACTACATCAAGCTGTATCAGCCGCGTTATAACGTGTTGTTACGCGATGATAAATCCTATCCGCTGATTTTCCTGAGCGCCGATAATCATCCGCGTATTACCGTGCATCGTGGCGCCAAGCACGCTAAAGGCGAATATTTCGGGCCGTTTCCCAACTCCTATGCCGTGCGTGAAACGCTGGCGCTGCTGCAGAAACTTTTCCCGATCCGCCAGTGCGAGAACAGCGTTTACAGCAACCGCTCGCGCCCCTGCCTGCAATATCAGATAGGACGTTGTCTCGGCCCATGTGTGAAAGGGCTGGTCAGCGAACAAGATTATAAAGATCAGGTGGATTACGTGCGTCTTTTCCTTGAAGGGAAAGATCAGCAAGTGGTCACGCAGTTAGTGAACCGGATGGAAGAGGCCAGCAAGGATTTACGTTTTGAAGATGCCGGACGCATCCGCGATCAAATCCAGGCAGTCCGCCGCGTCACTGAGCGCCAGTTCGTATCGGGTAACAGTGAAGATCTCGATGTTATCGGTGTCGCATTCGAATCCGGCATGGCGTGCCTGCACGTTCTGTTTATTCGTCAGGGCAAAGTGTTGGGCAGTCGCAGCTACTATCCGAAGGTACCGGGAGGTACCGATCTTGGCGAAGTGGTGCAAACTTTTGTCGGGCAGTTCTATTTACAGGGCAGTCAGATGCGCACCCTGCCTGGCGAAATTCTCTTGGACTTCAGCCTGCCGGAAAAAGATTTACTGGCTGATTCCCTCAGTGAGATTGCCGGACGTAAAGTGCTGATTCAGAGTAAGCCGCGCGGCGACCGTGCACGCTACCTGAAGCTGGCGCGTACGAACGCCTCCACGGCTCTGACCACGAAGCTGGCGCAGCAGTCGACTATTCATCAGCGTCTGGCAGAACTGGCAAAAACCCTCAATCTTGCGGAAATTAACCGTATGGAATGCTTCGACATCAGCCATACTATGGGCGAACAAACGGTCGCTTCCTGTGTGGTGTTCGACGGTAATGGGCCGGTACGTTCTGAATATCGCCGCTATAACATTACCGGTATCACGCCGGGGGATGATTATGCGGCCATGAAGCAGGTTCTGACGCGACGTTACAGTAAATCGCTGGATGAGAAAAAGATCCCTGACGTGATTTTTATCGACGGCGGGAAAGGGCAGCTCGGCATGGCGTTGGATGTGTTTCATTCATTAGATGTGACATGGGATAAATCCAAACCCCTGCTGATCGGTATTGCGAAAGGTGCCGATCGTAAAGCGGGGCTTGAAACGTTATTCTTTGTTCCAGAAGGTGAGGGGATTGCCTTGCCGGCGGATTCACCGGCATTGCATGTAATCCAGCATATTCGTGATGATTCGCATAATCATGCGATCACCGGGCACCGTCAGCGGCGCGCCAAAGTGCGCACGACGAGCGCGCTTGAAGAGATTGAAGGCGTCGGGCCGAAACGACGTCAGGTATTATTGAAGTATATGGGAGGCATCCAGCCATTACTGAATGCCAGCGTCGAGGAAATTGCACAGGTACCGGGTATTTCGACCGCATTAGCAGAAAAGATTCATAATGCGTTGAAACACTAA
- the uvrY gene encoding UvrY/SirA/GacA family response regulator transcription factor, with amino-acid sequence MISVLLVDDHELVRAGIRRILEDIKGIKVVGEAQCGEDAVKWCRTNDVDIVLMDMNMPGIGGLEATKKIVRFTPDIKIIMLTIYTENPLPAKVMQAGASGYLSKGAAPQEVVNAIRLVDSGQRYIASDIAQQMALSQIEPQSETPFDSLSERELQIMLMITKGQKVNEISEQLNLSPKTVNSYRYRMFSKLNISGDVELTHLAIRHGLYNAETLSGSE; translated from the coding sequence TTGATTAGCGTTCTTCTTGTTGATGACCACGAATTAGTGCGCGCAGGGATCCGACGCATTCTCGAAGATATCAAAGGCATCAAAGTCGTTGGTGAGGCTCAGTGCGGCGAAGACGCCGTGAAGTGGTGCCGTACCAATGATGTTGATATAGTCCTGATGGATATGAATATGCCGGGTATTGGCGGGCTTGAAGCGACGAAGAAAATTGTGCGTTTCACGCCGGATATCAAGATTATCATGTTAACTATCTATACTGAAAACCCGCTGCCGGCAAAAGTGATGCAGGCGGGGGCATCCGGTTATCTGAGTAAAGGTGCAGCACCACAGGAAGTGGTTAACGCAATCCGTTTGGTTGACTCGGGCCAGCGCTATATTGCTTCTGACATCGCTCAGCAAATGGCACTCAGCCAGATTGAGCCTCAGTCTGAAACGCCTTTTGATTCCTTATCTGAGCGTGAATTACAGATCATGCTAATGATTACCAAAGGGCAAAAAGTGAATGAAATTTCAGAACAACTGAACTTGAGCCCGAAGACCGTTAACAGTTATCGTTACCGAATGTTTAGTAAATTAAATATTAGTGGCGATGTCGAGTTAACTCATCTGGCAATCCGACACGGTTTGTACAACGCGGAGACTTTATCAGGCAGTGAATGA